The sequence GCGAACTTGGCTTCCAAACGCTCGTAGCCGCGATCGAGGTGATAGACGCGATTGACGATCGTCTCGCCCTGCGCGACCAGCCCGGCGATGACCAGCGACACCGACGCGCGCAGATCGGTCGCCATCACGGGGGCGCCGGTGAGCTTGGGCACGCCGCGCACCATGGCCGAGCCGCCGTGAAGATTGATATTGGCGCCCATGCGGCGCAGTTCAGGGACGTGCATGAAGCGGTTCTCGAAGATCGTTTCGGTGATCATCGAAGCGCCTTCGGCCGTCGTCAACAGCGCCATCATCTGCGCTTGAAGATCGGTCGGGAAGCCCGGGAACGGCTCGGTCATCACGTCCACGCCGACCAGCGGCGCGTTGGTGCGGCGCACGCGAAGCCCGCGCGCCGTATCCTCGATCGTAACACCCGCTTGGGTCAGCACCGTCGCGGCCGAGGCGATCAGATCGCTGCGCCCGCCGATCAATTCGACGTCGCCGCCGGTCGCCGCCGCCGCCATCGCATAGGTGCCGAGTTCGATCCGATCGGGCAGGATCGAATGCGTCGTGCCCGACAATTTCGTGCCGCCATGGATCGTCAGCGTGTCGGTATCGACACCTTCGATCTGGGCGCCCATCGCGATCAGGCAGCGGGCGAGATCGCCGATCTCCGGCTCGCGCGCCGCGTTGGACAGGACGGTCGTGCCCTTGGCGAGCGTCGCCGCCATCATCAGATTTTCGGTGGCGCCTACCGAGATGAACGGGAACACGAAACGCGCGCCCTTCAAGCCGCCGGGGGCGAAGGCTTCGACATAGCCTTCGCGCAATTCGATCTTGGCGCCGAGCGCTTCGAGGCCTTTGAGGTGGAGATCGACGGGCCGCGCACCGATGGCGCAGCCGCCGGGCAGCGAGACCTTCGCCTTTCCTTCGCGCGCGACCAGGGGCCCGAGCACCAGGATCGAGGCGCGCATCTTGCGCACCAAATCGTATTCGGCGGTGGTGTTGGAAATCTTGCGCGCGGTCAGCGCCAGCACGCGGCCCTGGTGGCCGCCTTCGGCATGACCGTCCAGCGCGATTTCCACGCCCAGCGTGCCGAGCAGATTGGCGAGGGTCGTGATGTCGGCCAGATGCGGGATATTGGC comes from Alphaproteobacteria bacterium and encodes:
- the murA gene encoding UDP-N-acetylglucosamine 1-carboxyvinyltransferase, which encodes MDRIRIRGGKALVGSIPIGGAKNAALPLMAASLLTDGTLRLANIPHLADITTLANLLGTLGVEIALDGHAEGGHQGRVLALTARKISNTTAEYDLVRKMRASILVLGPLVAREGKAKVSLPGGCAIGARPVDLHLKGLEALGAKIELREGYVEAFAPGGLKGARFVFPFISVGATENLMMAATLAKGTTVLSNAAREPEIGDLARCLIAMGAQIEGVDTDTLTIHGGTKLSGTTHSILPDRIELGTYAMAAAATGGDVELIGGRSDLIASAATVLTQAGVTIEDTARGLRVRRTNAPLVGVDVMTEPFPGFPTDLQAQMMALLTTAEGASMITETIFENRFMHVPELRRMGANINLHGGSAMVRGVPKLTGAPVMATDLRASVSLVIAGLVAQGETIVNRVYHLDRGYERLEAKFAACGADIERVKDAA